In Syngnathus scovelli strain Florida chromosome 10, RoL_Ssco_1.2, whole genome shotgun sequence, the following are encoded in one genomic region:
- the lmo4b gene encoding LIM domain transcription factor LMO4b, which produces MVNPGGNVQQQQPPPPSMSAGSLPWKRCAGCGGKIADRFLLYAMDGYWHSRCLKCSCCQAQLGEIGTSCYTKSGMILCRNDYIRLFGNSGACSACGQSIPASELVMRAQGNVYHLKCFTCSTCRNRLVPGDRFHYVNGSLFCEHDRPTALINGHLSSLQTNPLLPDQKVC; this is translated from the exons ATGGTGAACCCCGGAGGAAacgtccagcagcagcagccaccgCCTCCGTCGATGTCAGCCGGCTCACTGCCGTGGAAGCGCTGCGCCGGTTGCGGCGGCAAAATCGCCGACCGCTTCCTCCTGTACGCCATGGACGGCTACTGGCATAGTCGCTGCCTCAAGTGCTCGTGCTGCCAGGCGCAGCTGGGTGAGATCGGCACGTCGTGCTACACCAAGAGCGGCATGATCCTCTGCCGGAACGACTACAtcag atTGTTTGGCAacagcggcgcttgcagtgcgtGCGGTCAGTCCATCCCCGCCAGCGAGCTGGTCATGAGGGCACAAGGCAACGTCTACCATCTCAAG TGTTTCACATGCTCCACCTGCCGGAACCGGCTGGTCCCGGGCGACCGCTTCCACTACGTCAACGGCAGCCTGTTCTGCGAGCACGACCGACCCACAGCGCTCATCAACGGCCATTTGAGCTCGCTGCAGACCAACCCGCTACTGCCGGACCAGAAG GTGTGTTAA